The Fulvia fulva chromosome 6, complete sequence genome includes a window with the following:
- a CDS encoding Indoleamine 2,3-dioxygenase nanC, whose translation MSPSKIDVVPSPAALASYGISENGFLPADSPLSRLLNDYYQPWESIVEDLPGLLESKLVRQHVDRLPVLDTAHLESEPEWQRAYSMLAIITQAYVWQGPEPAELLPPAISIPFLASAEHLEVHPIATYAALNLWNYKALDGCTDLTQPENLVALLTQTGTDDESWFFIISNAMEARAGPIIKRMLLAMEAVEQEDVATMIDSLEYFRDSIIDIGRLLERMDERCRPQVFYHTIRPFLAGSMNMEAAGLPKGVFYDEGNGKGSWRKYRGGSNGQSSLLQFFDAALGVNHERCEGFHADMRRYMPGPHARFLDDIEAISNIRSYVDSHKENLELVTAYNNAVAGLSQFRDKHIQLVTRYIILPARMGKPTQSTGRRDLATTSTKLASGSVSTQELVGTGGTKLIPFLRTSRDETSEAIVVR comes from the exons ATGAGTCCCTCCAAGATCGATGTTGTCCCCTCTCCAGCAGCCTTGGCCTCCTACGGCATCTCAGAGAACGGCTTCTTGCCTGCAGACAGCCCTTTGAGCCGGTTACTCAACGACTACTACCAGCCATGGGAAAGCAtcgtcgaagaccttcccgGTCTGCTTGAATCGAAACTGGTTCGACAGCACGTAGACAGACTGCCAGTCCTCGACACAGCGCATCTCGAAAGCGAGCCAGAATGGCAGCGAGCATATTCGATGCTTGCCATCATCACGCAGGCGTATGTGTGGCAAGGTCCAGAGCCTGCTGAG CTTCTTCCACCAGCAATCTCGATCCCCTTTCTAGCATCCGCCGAGCATCTAGAAGTTCACCCAATTGCAACATACGCAGCGTTGAATCTGTGGAACTACAAGGCCCTAGACGGCTGTACCGACCTGACGCAACCGGAGAACCTCGTAGCACTTCTCACACAAACCGGCACCGACGACGAGTCATGGTTCTTCATCATCTCAAACGCAATGGAAGCTCGGGCAGGTCCCATAATCAAAAGAATGCTGCTTGCGATGGAGGCGGTGGAGCAAGAAGATGTGGCGACCATGATCGACAGCCTGGAGTACTTCCGGGATAGCATCATCGACATTGGCAGATTACTCGAACGGATGGACGAGCGTTGCAGACCGCAAGTGTTCTACCACACAATACGCCCCTTCCTTGCTGGCAGCATGAACATGGAAGCCGCTGGCCTGCCGAAGGGCGTTTTCTACGACGAAGGCAATGGCAAAGGGTCGTGGAGGAAGTATCGAGGCGGAAGCAATGGCCAGAGTTCGTTGTTGCAGTTCTTTGATGCCGCACTTGGCGTCAACCACGAGCGGTGTGAAGGCTTCCATGCTGACATGAGGAGATATATGCCAGGACCGCATGCTAGATTCTTGGACGACATCGAGGCCATCTCCAACATTCGGTCGTATGTCGACAGCCACAAGGAGAATCTCGAGCTCGTGACAGCATACAACAATGCTGTGGCAGGCTTGAGCCAGTTCCGAGATAAGCACATCCAGCTAGTGACAAGGTACATCATTCTGCCCGCGAGGATGGGCAAGCCTACACAGAGTACTGGACGGCGAGATCTGGCAACGACCTCGACCAAGCTGGCCTCTGGTTCTGTATCGACGCAAGAGCTGGTCGGTACCGGTGGCACGAAGCTCATCCCTTTCCTGAGAACTTCCAGGGACGAGACGAGCGAAGCCATCGTTGTGCGATGA